From the genome of Cohaesibacter intestini:
CACTCATACCAACAGATCAATCGGCTTTCGTTCTGAGTTCCATAGGCGCAGCAACAGGTTGCGTCAGTCGTTCCTACAGGCAATCTATTTTTTTGGTGTATAGAACGGTTTGAAGAATCAGGGGTTGATTGGGGTGGCCATGCAAGTTCCAGACTTAATAAAGCAAGCTGTAGACGGAAACAACGCACTGACTGCGCTACTGAACGACGCGATTTCAGCTTGTTCAGGCATAGTTACAAGTAAGCCAGAGTTCTTCCCGGAATACACCGACCACGGACCAAAACACAACACAGAGGTTCTAAGACTGCGATAGATATCCTAACGCCAGAGACTTTAGAAGCTATGTCACCGGAGGACTTTGCAGCGCTCGCGTTGTCTGTATTGTTGCACGATTGCGGCATGCACCTAACCGGAGATAGCTTTGTAAGCCTTATTTCCAAAGACAATCAAAAGAAATCAAGACTTGATGATCACGAATGGCATCAGCTTTGGAATGAGTTCATCCTTGAGGTCAAGCGGTTTGATGCGAAACAGAATCGAAGAATCTTTGGCTCACCAGAACCGGCTGCCGAACCACCTTCCGATCCGGCAGATTACACGTTCAAGCATCGCCTTTTGATTGGGGAGTTCCTTTAGACGCCATCATCCTCGTTTAGCACACGAAATCGCAAGCTTTGGATTCCCCGCTGTTAACGGCACCAGAATTGAGATCCTCAAAAACACATATGGCGACCTGCATGAAGTATCAGGTCTTGTTGCCAGAAGTCACGGAATGTCTCTCCGCCAAGCTTGTGATTGTTTTGCGGCGTATTTTCACGAACGCGACTATCAAGGAGTTCATTCGCCCATCATTATGGCTGCGCTACGAATAGCCGACTACCTACAAGTACAGCCTGAACGGGCTCCACATAGTGCGCTACAGATACATAGGCTTCGCAGCCCATTCTCAGCAGGGGAATGGCGTGTTCATCAATCCGTTCGAAATATCACACCTGCAGACAATGATCCAGAAGCGATCTACGTTGATGCCAAGCCGTCTAGTGTCGAGACCTTCTTGAAATTTCAGTCTTGGGCTCGAAGTTTTCAACTAGAACTTGACGCGACTTGGGCTTCTCTTGGAGAAGTTTATGGACGATTTAGTCAACAAGGCTTTGACAAGTTTGGACTAAGGCTGCGGAGGCTTAGAACAAGTGTCGACAATGTCGAGCAATTCTCTCGCACTGTTGACTATGTCCCCGCACAGATCGCATTTGAAGCCTCCAATGCCGACCTGTTGAGCCTTCTGATCGGACCACTTTATGGAGAAAAGCCTGAAATTGGGCTGAGAGAGCTTATTCAAAATAGTGTAGATGCTGTTCGTGAGCGCACTCATATTGAGGGTGAATCTCCAAGTGAAAAATTAAATGGTCATGATACAGACGTTCTCGTATGTCCGTTGGTTGATCAAGAGAAAGTCCAAGCCATCGTTGTAGAAGACCGTGGCATCGGTATGGATGTTGAAATCCTGCAAAACTACTTTTTGAAAGCAGGGGCCTCATTTAGGAACAGCCCGCAATGGAAGAAGACGTTCACGTCAGAGGAAGGATACTCGGAGATTGCAAGAACCGGCCGCTTTGGAGTTGGCGCATTAGCAGGTTTTCTTCTTGGAGACACTATTCAGGTTGAAACGCGAAGGTTGGGAGAAGCGCTCGGTGTAACTTTTGACGCGGAGCTGGATCATGAGTCTATTGAGTTGAAGCACTGCAA
Proteins encoded in this window:
- a CDS encoding HD domain-containing protein, which encodes MLTPETLEAMSPEDFAALALSVLLHDCGMHLTGDSFVSLISKDNQKKSRLDDHEWHQLWNEFILEVKRFDAKQNRRIFGSPEPAAEPPSDPADYTFKHRLLIGEFL
- a CDS encoding HD domain-containing protein, whose amino-acid sequence is MGSSFRRHHPRLAHEIASFGFPAVNGTRIEILKNTYGDLHEVSGLVARSHGMSLRQACDCFAAYFHERDYQGVHSPIIMAALRIADYLQVQPERAPHSALQIHRLRSPFSAGEWRVHQSVRNITPADNDPEAIYVDAKPSSVETFLKFQSWARSFQLELDATWASLGEVYGRFSQQGFDKFGLRLRRLRTSVDNVEQFSRTVDYVPAQIAFEASNADLLSLLIGPLYGEKPEIGLRELIQNSVDAVRERTHIEGESPSEKLNGHDTDVLVCPLVDQEKVQAIVVEDRGIGMDVEILQNYFLKAGASFRNSPQWKKTFTSEEGYSEIARTGRFGVGALAGFLLGDTIQVETRRLGEALGVTFDAELDHESIELKHCNRNIGTKITIKISEDKQSEITRLFDLASESRRWDWYCLQTPKLLRLDVSGDEILPEFQFTEEEEWVYVEIPSIGPAVWANKSTKQPDQFSQKARCLYVNGIYVQDLYRYTEHSPSHS